CTAGAAGGGTTTGGAGTGCAAATATATAGTCATGTATTACAAATCGGTCGTACAAAAGTAGGCCAGCCTGTAAGGCCTTTTGAAGTAACGAGTTCAGAAGATTGGAAAAATCGGATTGAAGAATCGCCTGTACGGTGTTACGATCAAACAATAGCTGATCAAATGATGCAGGAAATTGATTCAGTTAAGCAACAAGGTGACTCAGTTGGTGGGATTGTTGAAATAGTAGTTACAGGACTACCTATCGGTCTTGGCAGCTATGTTCACTGGGAACACAAGCTAGATAGTAAATTAGCAAGTGCAATTTTAAGCGTTCAGGCAATTAAAGGAGTAGAATTTGGTTTAGGCTTTGATACAGCAGAACACTATGGTTCTGAAGTTCATGATCCAATTTATTATCAAAACCAGCAAGGATTTTATAGGGATACAAATCGTGCCGGCGGTATTGAAGGTGGCATGACCAATGGAGAGCCAGTAATTATTCGTGCAGTTATGAAGCCGATTCCAACATTATATAAGCCTTTGCAAAGTGTTGATATCAATTCTAAAGCAGTGTTTGAAGCGAGTATTGAACGATCCGACTCTTGTGCAGTACCTGCAGCAGCAGTAGTATTAGAAAATGTAGTAGCTTGGGAGCTGGCAAATGCATTTATTGAAAAATTCTCTGGGAACTCCATAGAGGAGATCAAATTACAATTCGATGCATACCAAAAATTAATTGATCAATATTAGGGGATTTAGGGAGAGAAAGAATGTGTCTGTATATCATAAGATTCAATTAGAAACGAACACTGCTAGTTATCATATTAGTTTTGGGAGCGGCCTACTACAGTCAATAGGTCAATGCATTACTGATTTATTTGATTTTCTACCTACGAAAGTCATAGTTCTTAGTGATGATAAGGTGGCACCTTTATATGGTCAAACAGTATGCACATCAGTTCAAACTGTTGTCCCCGACACAAAAATTTTTGTCGTGCAACATGGAGAACAATCGAAGTCATTAACTGTTTATGATCAAGTTGTAGGATATATGCTTGAGAATAACTTTGATCGTAAATCGCTAGTCATTGCATTAGGTGGAGGAGTTGTTGGTGATCTGGCAGGATTTGTAGCAGCTACATACATGCGCGGTATACCCTTCATTCAAGTACCTACTACGATATTAGCACATGATAGTAGTGTAGGGGGCAAAGTTGCAATCAATCATCCCCTTGGAAAAAACACAATCGGCGCGTTCTACCAACCGAAAGCTGTGATATACGATGTTGATACATTAAAAACTTTACCGAAGGAACAATTAGATAGCGGCATTGCTGAAGTAGTAAAACATGGTCATATTCATTCTCCTGAATTAATTGATTGGTTAATGGAAAATTATTATAAAATTGATCAACTTAATCAAGCAACATTAGCAGATATGTTGTATCGTTCTTGTCTAGTGAAAGCAAATATTGTGTCACAGGACGAGCGTGAGCAAGGAATTCGTGCATATTTGAACTTCGGACATACAATTGGTCATAGTATAGAAAGTGCGCTTGGTTACGGTAATATCCCACACGGTATTGCAGTGGCTATTGGCATGGTTACGGCAGCTATAATTGGATATCAGAAGGGGATT
The window above is part of the Desulfuribacillus stibiiarsenatis genome. Proteins encoded here:
- the aroB gene encoding 3-dehydroquinate synthase, translating into MSVYHKIQLETNTASYHISFGSGLLQSIGQCITDLFDFLPTKVIVLSDDKVAPLYGQTVCTSVQTVVPDTKIFVVQHGEQSKSLTVYDQVVGYMLENNFDRKSLVIALGGGVVGDLAGFVAATYMRGIPFIQVPTTILAHDSSVGGKVAINHPLGKNTIGAFYQPKAVIYDVDTLKTLPKEQLDSGIAEVVKHGHIHSPELIDWLMENYYKIDQLNQATLADMLYRSCLVKANIVSQDEREQGIRAYLNFGHTIGHSIESALGYGNIPHGIAVAIGMVTAAIIGYQKGITPKHVLDQVISVNKFLGLPMRLPKEVTYDKILQYIQYDKKNVGGFLTFVLLKDIGAPEIFKGITKEEVLDALYYQLNIALDVTKG
- the aroC gene encoding chorismate synthase, with amino-acid sequence MRYLSSGESHGPELTAIIDGFPANVKIDLETVNFHLSRRQKGHGRGGRMKIEKDQAQIVAGVRFSHTTGAPICIKVNNNDWVNWEKKMAHFGDDFNDVEVITKPRPGHADLTGAMKYQQRDIRNILERASARETTIRVAIGAFVRQLLEGFGVQIYSHVLQIGRTKVGQPVRPFEVTSSEDWKNRIEESPVRCYDQTIADQMMQEIDSVKQQGDSVGGIVEIVVTGLPIGLGSYVHWEHKLDSKLASAILSVQAIKGVEFGLGFDTAEHYGSEVHDPIYYQNQQGFYRDTNRAGGIEGGMTNGEPVIIRAVMKPIPTLYKPLQSVDINSKAVFEASIERSDSCAVPAAAVVLENVVAWELANAFIEKFSGNSIEEIKLQFDAYQKLIDQY